In Aestuariibaculum lutulentum, one DNA window encodes the following:
- a CDS encoding glycosyltransferase family 2 protein, giving the protein MMNHLPLVSLIIPTYNRAHLIGQTLDSVLVQTYTNWECIVVDDGSSDDTEKVLQIYQKKDTRFVYYNRPLDTLKGASSSRNYGLQKATGAYVIFLDSDDLLLDYCLLNRVKVVLENLSCDFWVFPMYIERGEERSLVSIPYNDDYLIDFLSCNLYWQTMCTMWKLEFVRSIGGFNPEYPRLNDPEIHIKALIQSKGNYLVCNNTVPDSVYRETPIKDKALFVKNYLSALHVFIPDISGRLVAACKTEQRYFLRGYLEHYMKDFKHNTTWRQMVNLFGVFYACRVIGFIEYYSRLSKYLGAKLFRVIFKMIKH; this is encoded by the coding sequence ATGATGAATCACCTACCATTAGTTTCTCTTATTATTCCCACATACAATCGTGCGCATTTAATTGGGCAAACACTGGATAGTGTGTTGGTCCAGACCTACACAAACTGGGAGTGTATTGTAGTTGATGATGGTTCCAGTGATGATACGGAAAAGGTTTTACAAATCTACCAAAAAAAGGATACTCGTTTTGTTTATTATAATCGGCCTTTAGATACTTTAAAAGGGGCTAGTAGTTCTAGAAATTATGGATTACAGAAAGCAACCGGTGCCTATGTAATTTTTCTGGATTCTGATGATTTGCTTTTAGATTATTGTTTGTTAAACCGAGTAAAAGTCGTTTTAGAAAACCTTTCTTGTGATTTTTGGGTGTTTCCCATGTATATTGAGCGAGGTGAGGAGCGAAGTTTGGTATCTATACCTTATAATGACGATTATTTAATAGACTTCTTGAGTTGTAATTTATACTGGCAGACTATGTGTACCATGTGGAAGCTTGAATTTGTGAGGAGTATTGGAGGATTTAATCCGGAGTACCCTCGTTTAAATGACCCAGAGATTCATATTAAGGCTTTGATACAATCTAAAGGAAATTATCTGGTTTGTAATAACACCGTTCCAGATAGTGTTTATAGAGAAACCCCTATTAAAGATAAAGCGTTATTCGTTAAAAATTATTTATCGGCATTGCATGTTTTTATACCTGATATATCTGGCAGACTTGTAGCGGCTTGTAAAACAGAGCAACGTTATTTTTTAAGAGGGTATTTGGAACATTATATGAAAGACTTTAAGCATAATACGACCTGGAGGCAGATGGTAAACCTTTTTGGTGTTTTTTATGCTTGCAGAGTTATTGGTTTTATTGAGTATTATTCTAGACTGAGTAAATATTTGGGAGCAAAATTATTTAGAGTCATTTTTAAAATGATAAAGCATTAA
- a CDS encoding ABC transporter permease gives MAKQLAKRDITSQYRQSVLGFFWALFPAVMSALVWIVLQGTGTIKLSATEVPYPLFVFIGTTLWTVFSDCLNMPTSAVNGNKGLISKINFDKEALISLGFLKLSFNLLFKFLLIGFFMLYFKVTLSMSILLFIPLLIIIMLFFISVGVILVPLGVLYSDISRFVPIVMRLLMYVTPVLYAVPETGLISRVMYYNPLSYFMMDLRHGLTGFSIAYPLFWISLTGVTLFLVVIAMIIYRVSIPIITERMG, from the coding sequence TTGGCTAAACAATTGGCGAAGCGAGATATTACTTCACAGTACCGACAATCGGTACTGGGGTTTTTCTGGGCCTTATTTCCTGCGGTTATGAGTGCGTTAGTCTGGATTGTTTTACAAGGTACCGGTACGATTAAATTAAGTGCTACCGAAGTACCTTATCCTTTATTTGTATTTATAGGAACGACTTTATGGACTGTTTTTAGTGACTGTTTAAATATGCCAACAAGTGCGGTAAACGGTAATAAGGGACTTATTAGTAAGATAAATTTTGATAAGGAAGCATTAATAAGCTTAGGCTTTTTAAAACTCAGTTTTAATTTGTTGTTTAAGTTTCTGTTGATCGGCTTTTTTATGCTGTATTTTAAGGTGACCTTAAGTATGTCTATCTTGTTATTTATACCCTTACTTATTATTATCATGTTATTTTTTATAAGTGTAGGGGTTATTTTGGTGCCTTTAGGTGTTTTGTATAGCGACATTAGTCGGTTTGTCCCTATTGTTATGCGTTTATTGATGTATGTTACCCCAGTATTGTACGCGGTGCCTGAAACCGGACTTATAAGTCGGGTTATGTACTATAATCCTTTAAGTTATTTTATGATGGATTTACGGCATGGCTTAACGGGGTTTAGTATAGCCTATCCTTTGTTTTGGATTAGCTTAACAGGTGTGACTTTATTTTTAGTAGTTATAGCCATGATTATTTATCGGGTGTCGATACCTATAATAACGGAACGTATGGGGTAG
- a CDS encoding class I SAM-dependent methyltransferase: protein MDIINSYKFSCTLDYTPIMGVQTVIWLNNLLAINIRPCDIFIHIVNDIPKEFLDFLKSKEVNIIKKQVFDCRNGYCNKLVQLDTFSKLEDYEYVFLMDCDTAIVDLEGLDLEVKVYAKIVDFPNPPLIILKTIFDAHQLQVSETLTTFPSNNEQVTDWNNCNGGVYVISKDFLKELKPLWKKYTLWSIDNAELFGKEYDKHADQVGFALAMASLNTKVSHLGIEWNYPTHVNSEKNISPKIVHYHQNYDDEFNLKKIGLSNVDEAIDVINNRLDAKWYDKTCLKKLIMRKPHPRDISRDTLEKAFTQVKRIDLLYRIVDVSRFHFGFYTAHYPRVFEYTWILEQFENKSSSKVLDIGAGVCPVPLCLDDMGMQVTTVDLHPTLRLAKDKESWNEWGFLDYGTLKPSIKSIHKDFTKVKTFKRFDCIYSISVIEHMHQSMRLKMLKKASKLLRQNGELLLTIDIAPDTENIWNYSEGKLVESQEMHGTMSSFRKELIAFGFEIVFETIQRDIYESRTDVWYVKAELKRKRLL from the coding sequence ATGGATATTATTAATAGCTATAAATTTTCTTGTACTTTAGATTACACTCCTATTATGGGAGTGCAAACGGTAATTTGGCTTAATAATCTACTCGCAATAAATATCCGTCCATGTGACATTTTCATTCATATTGTGAATGATATTCCAAAAGAGTTTCTAGATTTTCTGAAAAGTAAAGAAGTAAATATTATTAAAAAACAAGTGTTTGATTGTAGAAATGGGTATTGCAATAAGTTGGTGCAACTAGATACCTTTAGTAAACTAGAAGATTACGAGTATGTCTTTTTAATGGACTGCGATACAGCTATTGTAGATTTGGAAGGACTTGATTTGGAAGTTAAGGTTTATGCTAAAATAGTTGATTTCCCTAATCCTCCATTAATTATTCTTAAAACAATTTTTGATGCTCACCAGTTACAGGTTTCTGAGACCTTGACCACATTTCCAAGCAATAATGAACAAGTCACTGATTGGAACAATTGCAATGGAGGGGTTTATGTTATCTCCAAAGACTTTCTAAAAGAGTTAAAGCCCTTGTGGAAGAAATATACTTTATGGAGTATTGATAATGCTGAGCTTTTTGGAAAGGAGTATGACAAACATGCCGATCAAGTAGGGTTTGCTTTGGCAATGGCAAGTTTAAATACAAAGGTTTCTCATTTAGGTATAGAATGGAACTATCCTACACATGTTAATAGTGAAAAAAATATTTCACCTAAAATTGTTCATTACCATCAGAATTATGATGATGAATTTAATTTAAAAAAGATAGGGCTATCAAACGTTGATGAAGCCATTGACGTTATTAATAACAGATTGGATGCTAAATGGTATGATAAAACATGTCTTAAAAAACTAATCATGCGGAAACCACATCCAAGGGATATTTCAAGAGATACACTTGAGAAAGCCTTTACTCAAGTAAAAAGAATCGATTTACTTTATAGGATAGTAGATGTTTCTAGGTTTCATTTCGGTTTTTACACAGCGCATTATCCAAGAGTGTTTGAATATACCTGGATATTGGAACAATTTGAAAATAAATCTTCTTCTAAAGTTTTGGATATTGGAGCAGGGGTGTGTCCGGTTCCGTTATGTCTAGATGATATGGGCATGCAAGTAACTACAGTTGATTTGCATCCAACACTTAGACTTGCTAAGGATAAAGAGTCATGGAATGAATGGGGCTTTTTGGATTATGGAACACTAAAGCCAAGCATTAAATCTATTCATAAAGATTTTACTAAAGTAAAGACTTTTAAAAGGTTTGATTGTATTTATTCCATTTCCGTTATTGAGCATATGCATCAATCAATGAGACTTAAAATGCTAAAAAAAGCTTCTAAGTTGTTAAGGCAAAATGGGGAACTTTTATTGACGATTGATATTGCCCCTGACACAGAAAATATATGGAATTATTCTGAAGGGAAGTTGGTAGAGAGCCAAGAAATGCACGGTACCATGAGTAGTTTTAGAAAAGAATTAATAGCTTTTGGTTTTGAAATTGTTTTTGAAACTATCCAAAGAGATATATATGAGTCTAGGACTGATGTTTGGTATGTAAAAGCGGAATTAAAAAGAAAAAGGTTGTTATGA
- a CDS encoding ABC transporter ATP-binding protein, producing MNIKSEHIETNNNDVLVRVEGVSKKFAKSLKRSLLYGVQDVFYGISRKAQDKSLRKDEFWAVNHVSFELRRGECLGLIGHNGAGKSTLLKILNGLINPDVGTVTIKGRVGALIELGAGFNPILTGRENIYNNGAILGFSKQDIDAKVEDIIDFAEVREFIDMPVQNYSSGMKVRLGFAVAAQMEPDVLIIDEVLAVGDVGFRMKCLTRIGELLQNTAVIFVSHAMPQVARIANKILLMDHGKELVGGDEVSEGIQRYYQSFQNTDKIVGGNGLVKLKSIKILNNESKETVNTNGFVELIHNEAYSFEINLDIDDKVSKYWVNYSFIDKDAKQVANLFSLFSKSIFEDKGQVSIKSKIENFILGQGTYTIGIAITEVRSDNSRGEIYLFNTNIMSISIVGVPTGSSPVQFLGNWEILKTNE from the coding sequence ATGAATATAAAAAGCGAACATATAGAAACAAATAACAACGATGTGCTGGTGCGTGTAGAGGGCGTGTCGAAAAAGTTTGCCAAAAGCTTAAAACGTAGTCTGCTTTACGGCGTGCAGGATGTGTTTTACGGTATTAGCAGGAAAGCACAGGATAAAAGCTTGCGTAAGGATGAGTTTTGGGCAGTAAACCATGTGAGTTTTGAGCTGCGCCGCGGCGAGTGTCTGGGACTTATAGGGCATAACGGGGCGGGTAAAAGTACCTTGCTTAAAATATTAAACGGGTTAATTAACCCCGATGTTGGAACGGTTACAATTAAAGGGCGGGTTGGTGCTTTGATTGAATTAGGAGCTGGTTTTAACCCGATATTAACGGGGCGTGAGAACATTTACAATAATGGCGCTATACTCGGGTTTAGCAAACAAGACATAGATGCTAAAGTAGAGGATATAATAGACTTTGCCGAGGTACGTGAGTTTATTGATATGCCAGTACAAAATTATAGTTCAGGTATGAAGGTACGCCTGGGCTTTGCGGTGGCAGCTCAAATGGAACCAGATGTACTTATTATTGATGAGGTTTTGGCTGTAGGAGATGTAGGATTTAGAATGAAATGTTTAACCAGAATAGGTGAGTTGTTGCAAAATACAGCAGTTATTTTTGTGTCTCATGCCATGCCACAGGTAGCAAGGATAGCTAATAAAATATTGTTAATGGACCATGGAAAAGAGCTTGTAGGAGGTGATGAGGTCTCAGAGGGAATCCAGCGGTATTATCAATCTTTTCAAAATACCGATAAAATTGTTGGAGGTAATGGTTTGGTTAAGTTAAAAAGTATCAAAATATTGAATAATGAAAGCAAAGAGACTGTAAACACTAATGGTTTTGTTGAATTAATACATAATGAAGCGTATAGTTTTGAAATTAACTTAGATATAGATGATAAAGTGAGCAAGTATTGGGTTAACTATTCCTTTATTGATAAAGATGCGAAACAGGTCGCTAATTTATTTTCTTTGTTTTCAAAGAGTATTTTTGAAGATAAAGGGCAAGTCTCTATAAAAAGCAAAATAGAAAATTTCATATTAGGGCAAGGTACTTATACTATTGGTATAGCTATTACGGAAGTTAGAAGTGATAATTCTAGAGGAGAAATATATTTATTTAATACGAATATTATGTCTATTAGTATTGTAGGAGTACCAACAGGATCTTCACCTGTTCAGTTTTTAGGTAATTGGGAAATTTTAAAAACGAATGAATAA
- a CDS encoding sulfotransferase family 2 domain-containing protein, giving the protein MISHEHKCIFIHIPKTAGSSIKECLFKGKHFNWRVADYNYLYGWCPKRRLHLQHATSKQLLETELITEHQWNTYYKFAFIRNPWDRAYSDYIWLTNDCGIKDSFYNFILKQGKFKELLRNNETMMYRGDHLCLQSSFFDKEGEFSLDFVGKFENFKGDFESVKKYLKITDDKEYFEKKSKQRLQHYSLFYTKTKQELIERVYFDDIINLGYSFKDQKKGIFKLKNFF; this is encoded by the coding sequence ATGATATCTCACGAACATAAATGTATTTTTATCCATATTCCTAAAACGGCAGGTTCAAGCATAAAGGAGTGTTTGTTTAAAGGAAAACATTTTAACTGGAGAGTAGCGGATTATAATTATTTATATGGCTGGTGCCCTAAAAGAAGGCTCCATCTGCAACACGCCACGTCTAAACAGCTTCTCGAAACTGAATTGATTACAGAACATCAATGGAATACATATTATAAGTTTGCTTTTATTCGAAATCCGTGGGATCGTGCTTATTCGGATTATATTTGGTTAACAAATGATTGTGGAATAAAGGATTCTTTCTATAATTTTATTTTAAAGCAAGGGAAATTTAAAGAGTTATTAAGAAACAATGAAACAATGATGTATAGAGGGGATCATTTGTGTTTACAATCAAGTTTTTTTGATAAAGAAGGAGAGTTTTCACTAGATTTTGTGGGTAAGTTTGAGAATTTCAAGGGTGATTTTGAGTCTGTGAAAAAATATTTAAAAATAACAGATGATAAGGAATATTTTGAGAAGAAAAGTAAACAACGACTACAGCATTATTCGTTGTTTTATACGAAAACTAAACAAGAATTAATAGAAAGAGTTTATTTTGATGATATTATAAATCTGGGATACAGTTTTAAAGATCAAAAAAAAGGAATATTTAAATTAAAAAACTTTTTTTAA
- a CDS encoding acetyltransferase codes for MIIVGAKGFAKEILQIVSVDMGITDEHIVFFDNVSSDLPDKVYDRFQILKSFEALEQYKKQTADISFVLGLGNPKFREKLFNVFIERECQPVSVFSKHTDIGSFDVEIGEGTSVMSGSIITNSISIGKGCLINLNTTIGHDSTIGDFVEVSPNVNISGRCCVGKGSIIGTNAILLPGIHVGMNVVIGAGSVITKNVPDNCTVVGVPGRIISKD; via the coding sequence ATGATTATAGTAGGGGCTAAAGGATTTGCTAAAGAGATTTTGCAAATAGTATCGGTAGATATGGGAATTACAGATGAACATATTGTTTTTTTTGATAATGTTAGTTCCGATTTGCCAGATAAAGTTTATGACAGGTTTCAAATTTTAAAATCTTTCGAAGCATTGGAGCAGTATAAAAAGCAAACTGCAGATATATCATTTGTTCTTGGACTTGGGAATCCAAAGTTTAGAGAAAAATTATTTAATGTATTTATTGAGCGTGAATGCCAACCTGTATCGGTGTTTTCTAAACATACAGATATTGGTAGCTTTGATGTGGAGATTGGCGAGGGGACTTCAGTAATGTCTGGTAGTATTATTACTAATAGCATTAGTATAGGTAAGGGATGTTTGATAAATTTAAATACCACTATAGGTCATGATAGTACCATTGGTGATTTTGTAGAAGTGTCTCCTAATGTAAATATTTCAGGTCGATGTTGTGTTGGTAAAGGTTCGATTATAGGTACTAATGCTATTTTATTACCTGGAATACATGTAGGCATGAATGTTGTGATTGGAGCGGGAAGTGTTATTACTAAAAATGTACCGGACAATTGTACTGTTGTAGGCGTTCCAGGGCGCATAATTTCTAAAGACTAA
- a CDS encoding glycosyltransferase family protein — protein MMGHVLMPVNKPVNPFFEGVVRHSKWQFTYGGLETPVESYKAILIHWPEQLFDWREPSESELEWLAKRFSYWHHHVKIIYVLHNEVRHYGMSSHFERLYDMVLLNSDAIVHLGRYSLEKYKKKYVNKKHVYIPHPLYETSFEIYNKVFARKKLGIDLNRQVIVVPGEIRSMGERHMMMKAFKQLKQKDKLLIVPRMLYKKVDLNFPGRYVLKRFIDINKVLERYFNKIGNINFWMNNEYQDYKDLSLLISAADVVLIPRINTLNSGNVFLGLTYNKIVVGPDIGNISEVLSFFKLPVFNVKRSSSVAHALKKGVKLASDNFSYDDTMLEHYKSAVVAEKWDAFLEALICELPKK, from the coding sequence ATGATGGGTCATGTTTTGATGCCTGTAAATAAGCCTGTTAATCCGTTTTTTGAAGGTGTGGTTAGACATAGTAAATGGCAGTTTACTTATGGTGGCTTAGAGACTCCAGTAGAATCTTATAAGGCTATACTAATACATTGGCCAGAGCAGTTGTTTGACTGGCGTGAGCCCAGTGAATCTGAATTAGAATGGCTAGCAAAACGATTTAGCTATTGGCATCATCATGTTAAAATTATTTACGTATTACATAATGAGGTACGCCATTATGGTATGAGTAGCCATTTTGAAAGATTATATGATATGGTGCTCTTGAATAGTGATGCCATTGTGCATTTGGGGCGTTATAGTTTAGAAAAGTATAAAAAAAAATATGTTAATAAAAAGCATGTCTATATACCCCATCCCTTATATGAAACTTCTTTTGAAATTTATAATAAAGTCTTTGCTAGAAAGAAGTTAGGAATTGATTTAAATAGGCAAGTAATAGTTGTTCCTGGAGAAATTAGAAGTATGGGAGAGCGGCATATGATGATGAAAGCCTTTAAACAGCTTAAACAAAAAGATAAGTTGCTAATTGTCCCACGCATGTTATATAAAAAAGTCGATTTGAATTTTCCGGGACGATATGTATTAAAGCGTTTTATTGATATTAATAAGGTGCTAGAACGTTATTTTAATAAAATTGGTAATATTAATTTTTGGATGAATAATGAATACCAAGATTATAAGGATTTGTCTTTGTTAATATCTGCTGCTGATGTTGTATTGATTCCCAGAATTAACACCCTAAATTCTGGAAATGTATTTTTAGGATTAACATATAATAAAATTGTTGTAGGGCCTGATATAGGAAATATATCTGAAGTATTGAGTTTTTTTAAATTGCCTGTGTTTAATGTGAAAAGAAGCAGCAGTGTTGCGCATGCCCTAAAGAAGGGAGTGAAACTGGCTTCTGATAACTTTAGTTATGATGACACTATGTTGGAGCATTACAAATCTGCAGTAGTAGCTGAAAAGTGGGATGCTTTTTTAGAAGCATTAATTTGTGAATTGCCAAAGAAGTAA
- a CDS encoding glycosyltransferase family 2 protein codes for MVTVSVCILTYNHENYIVQTLKSVFEQVCDFKFEIILSNDCSTDGTHEIITSFLKEYKQKACVNYFNHVTNLGMMTNFKFALKQCKGKYIALCDGDDFWIDPLKLQKQVDFMETHPNYAIHSGIAKIEFAKPSHDLRFIGEEAADKSYVLEDFYGRNHLVTCTVLFRNCITHWPRVFEDVTLGDWFLYVLVLNHSGLKAYKSKTVYSVYRVLSSGVMNSLKPIAKHNGRLKQIFIIKDYLGYKSYPLQVKKCINANSIAKVRVELSHKMYKAALLTFFKNLYYCKHRISVRKYFSALKHDFK; via the coding sequence ATGGTGACTGTTTCGGTATGTATACTTACTTATAATCATGAAAATTATATTGTTCAGACTTTAAAAAGTGTTTTTGAACAGGTATGTGATTTCAAGTTCGAGATTATATTATCTAATGACTGTTCTACTGATGGTACTCATGAGATTATAACATCATTTTTAAAAGAATATAAGCAAAAAGCTTGTGTAAACTATTTTAATCATGTTACTAATTTGGGCATGATGACCAACTTTAAGTTTGCGTTGAAACAATGTAAGGGTAAATATATTGCTTTATGTGATGGTGATGATTTCTGGATTGACCCATTAAAACTGCAAAAGCAAGTTGATTTTATGGAAACTCATCCGAATTATGCCATACATAGTGGGATCGCTAAAATTGAATTTGCCAAACCGAGCCATGACCTTAGGTTTATAGGAGAAGAAGCTGCTGATAAATCTTATGTTCTTGAAGATTTCTACGGTAGAAACCATTTGGTTACCTGTACAGTTTTGTTTAGAAATTGTATTACGCATTGGCCAAGGGTTTTTGAAGATGTTACTCTGGGCGATTGGTTTTTGTATGTTTTAGTACTTAATCACTCAGGGTTAAAAGCCTATAAAAGTAAAACGGTATATTCGGTGTATAGGGTATTGTCCAGTGGGGTTATGAATTCACTCAAACCCATAGCTAAGCATAATGGGCGACTTAAGCAGATATTTATTATTAAGGATTATTTAGGTTATAAAAGTTATCCTTTACAAGTGAAAAAATGTATAAACGCCAATTCTATAGCTAAGGTTCGGGTTGAGTTATCTCATAAGATGTACAAGGCAGCATTGCTCACCTTTTTTAAGAATTTATATTATTGTAAGCATCGTATTTCTGTAAGAAAATATTTTAGTGCCTTAAAGCATGATTTCAAGTAG
- a CDS encoding glycosyltransferase family 2 protein — MILQIIILNYNSAKDTVVLYALLLEQALTNTLVLVIDNNSKTEDRLYLKQNIPVTNLRLLSKNGGYAAGNTVGIKEAIRNKIPYVLLLNPDIRLDSNCIKKLQEVLSKDDTIAAIGPRICFRDAREIIYSDGGLISLDAGCVTTHRHYNEPTNTVEKVVGAISCDYVNGSVFMFKTDVMEKIGFMRSDFFLYFEETEWCLRAKARGYKLLTLPNATAYHTSSEKGRLYYYYMTRNRLLLSRLYPDYYKKTRRVIWFAIKHDLKNALKQRRFPSTELCSRIYGFIAGNFKPLKR, encoded by the coding sequence GTGATATTACAAATAATTATACTAAATTATAATTCAGCTAAGGATACAGTTGTTTTATATGCCTTATTATTAGAACAAGCATTGACTAATACCTTAGTGTTAGTTATAGATAATAATTCTAAGACAGAAGACAGGCTTTATTTAAAGCAAAATATACCTGTTACTAACTTGAGATTGCTGAGTAAAAATGGAGGATATGCAGCGGGTAATACTGTAGGTATTAAAGAAGCCATTAGAAATAAAATTCCATATGTTTTACTTTTAAATCCTGATATTCGTTTAGATTCTAATTGTATAAAAAAGTTACAGGAAGTACTTTCGAAAGATGATACTATTGCAGCTATAGGCCCCAGGATTTGTTTTCGGGATGCTCGAGAAATTATTTATTCCGATGGCGGTCTAATTTCTCTGGATGCAGGTTGTGTTACTACGCACCGACATTATAACGAACCAACAAATACGGTTGAGAAAGTAGTTGGCGCCATAAGTTGCGATTATGTAAATGGCAGTGTATTTATGTTTAAAACCGACGTTATGGAAAAAATTGGATTTATGCGCAGTGATTTTTTTCTGTATTTTGAGGAAACAGAATGGTGTTTACGTGCCAAAGCGAGAGGTTATAAGCTTTTAACATTACCAAATGCTACTGCTTATCATACTTCGAGTGAAAAGGGGCGTTTATATTACTATTATATGACACGAAACCGGTTGTTATTATCTCGGTTGTATCCAGACTATTACAAGAAAACTCGTCGGGTAATCTGGTTTGCTATAAAACATGATTTAAAAAATGCTTTGAAGCAAAGACGTTTTCCGTCCACAGAGTTATGTTCTAGAATTTATGGGTTTATAGCCGGTAACTTTAAACCATTAAAAAGATGA
- a CDS encoding glycosyltransferase family 4 protein, which yields MIKKRIIVLFIPYHHIGGAERVHLEIIKSLKYKPLVFFDTTDGSELSEAFRKHAYCFFVTNKKRKTFVLSGFKWLSYILPLTLFGCNSTFFYQVISKLNGRIRTVDLTHAFSYSNQGIEMVSLPYVHLLNYRVVINNKTLGDYKQLYREHHIGNYLLDRFVVIPNGVEIKSFDKASVLSRHNAFTVGFVGRNSEEKRPRLFFDIVKGIKCHVKVIGDDFRAFKKEFPKVAYFENCNDVELIRKEFFNISVLVVSSSREGFPLVIMEAMELGIPVISTNVGSIKDHIKNGWNGFIADNHLEDEFLHFAQDKILLLSQNKELYVKLAVNARMYAQNHFGLSLFKEKYNTLFYG from the coding sequence TTGATTAAAAAAAGAATAATCGTTTTATTTATTCCTTATCATCATATCGGTGGGGCTGAGCGGGTACATTTAGAGATTATAAAATCTTTAAAATATAAACCACTTGTTTTTTTTGACACTACTGATGGTTCCGAGCTTTCGGAAGCTTTTCGGAAGCATGCTTACTGTTTTTTTGTAACTAATAAAAAACGAAAAACATTTGTGCTGAGTGGGTTTAAGTGGTTGTCTTATATACTTCCCTTAACTTTATTTGGGTGTAACAGCACTTTTTTTTATCAGGTAATATCAAAACTTAATGGCAGGATAAGGACTGTAGATTTAACACATGCTTTTTCATATTCTAATCAAGGAATAGAAATGGTTTCTTTACCATATGTCCATTTGTTAAATTATAGGGTTGTTATTAATAATAAAACTCTAGGTGATTATAAGCAATTATATAGAGAGCATCATATAGGTAATTATCTTTTAGACCGGTTTGTTGTTATACCCAATGGCGTTGAAATTAAAAGCTTTGATAAAGCTTCTGTTCTTTCGAGACATAATGCTTTTACAGTGGGTTTTGTGGGTAGAAATTCTGAAGAAAAACGTCCTCGGCTTTTTTTTGATATAGTTAAAGGAATTAAATGTCATGTCAAGGTGATTGGTGATGATTTTAGAGCGTTTAAAAAAGAATTTCCAAAGGTAGCCTACTTTGAAAATTGTAATGATGTGGAATTGATTAGGAAGGAGTTTTTTAACATATCTGTGTTGGTGGTCTCTTCCAGCCGAGAAGGATTTCCTTTGGTGATTATGGAAGCGATGGAGTTAGGTATTCCAGTAATTTCTACAAATGTTGGTAGTATAAAAGACCATATAAAAAATGGGTGGAATGGTTTTATTGCTGATAACCATTTAGAAGATGAGTTTTTACATTTCGCCCAAGATAAGATTTTATTGCTTTCTCAAAATAAGGAATTATATGTTAAATTAGCTGTTAATGCACGAATGTATGCCCAAAATCATTTTGGCTTAAGTTTATTTAAAGAAAAGTATAATACATTATTTTATGGTTAA
- a CDS encoding glycosyltransferase family 2 protein: MVKVSVIVPCYNHAQFLDEALQSVLEQNYTHWECIIVNDGSLDHTEQVANVWLEKDTRFKYVHQDNKGLANARNVGISRAQGEFILPLDADDKISKDYVALALEAFRKNDSLKVVYCKAEKFGAETGLWELKPFTLFNLSQENIIFCTALYRKKDWEAIGGYDENMRYGCEDWEFWIALLKQGGNVKQLEHVGFYYRTQQNSMLNNMSNAHYKYSLDYLSIKHADFFVEQQGSFFELRAKIEQVKKKELNKLKSEKYIIDVFCKRFLGFTLFGLYKVND; this comes from the coding sequence ATGGTTAAGGTTTCTGTTATTGTTCCCTGTTACAATCATGCTCAGTTTTTAGATGAAGCCTTACAATCGGTATTAGAACAAAATTATACCCATTGGGAGTGTATTATTGTTAATGATGGCAGCCTTGATCATACAGAACAAGTGGCTAACGTTTGGTTGGAAAAAGATACTCGTTTTAAATATGTTCATCAAGACAATAAAGGCCTGGCAAATGCACGAAATGTTGGAATAAGCCGAGCACAAGGTGAATTTATACTGCCATTGGATGCTGATGATAAAATTTCTAAAGATTATGTGGCTTTGGCACTTGAAGCATTTCGAAAAAACGATTCATTAAAAGTGGTGTATTGTAAGGCTGAAAAATTTGGAGCGGAGACAGGACTTTGGGAGCTAAAACCGTTCACCCTTTTTAATTTAAGTCAGGAAAATATAATATTTTGTACGGCACTGTATAGAAAGAAGGATTGGGAGGCTATTGGGGGGTATGATGAAAACATGCGTTATGGCTGTGAAGATTGGGAGTTTTGGATTGCACTATTAAAGCAAGGAGGAAATGTAAAACAATTAGAGCATGTGGGCTTTTATTATAGAACACAACAGAATTCCATGCTTAATAATATGAGCAATGCTCATTACAAATACTCATTGGATTACTTGAGTATAAAACATGCCGATTTTTTTGTGGAGCAACAAGGTTCTTTTTTTGAATTGAGAGCAAAAATTGAACAAGTTAAAAAGAAGGAATTGAACAAGCTGAAAAGTGAAAAATATATAATAGATGTATTTTGCAAACGGTTTTTAGGTTTTACTCTGTTTGGGCTTTATAAAGTAAACGATTAG